Proteins encoded by one window of Hyphomicrobium nitrativorans NL23:
- the hflK gene encoding FtsH protease activity modulator HflK, with protein MPWSNQSGGGSSGGGNGGGWKGGSGGGGGGGPWGQGPGSQPPDLEEMLKRSQDRMKQVMHGGGVPGPLAFLAAAVAVAVIGWYAFTFRVDPDELGVVMRFGEYVDQRPPGLHFRLPYPIEEIIKPKVTRQNIIEVGMRSGTDRGFGGVVIQDVPEESLMLTGDENTVDIDFVVYWRIRDAAEYLFNIQNPDNTVKEVAESAMREIVGKSRIQPILTEARQKTEADVLALIQQTLDSYKAGIQIDQVTLQKVDPPGEVIDAFRDVQAARADQERLQNEAFAYANKVVPEARGEAERILQGAEGFKQQTVAEAQGQTARFISVYDQYTKAPEVTRKRIFLETMERVFGGTDKVIIDSSSGQGVVPYLPLDQLQRRQPAQAEGGN; from the coding sequence ATGCCTTGGAGCAACCAGAGCGGCGGAGGTAGCAGCGGCGGCGGTAACGGCGGCGGCTGGAAAGGCGGCAGCGGGGGCGGCGGAGGCGGCGGTCCGTGGGGCCAGGGTCCCGGCTCTCAGCCTCCCGATCTCGAAGAAATGCTGAAACGCAGCCAGGATCGCATGAAGCAGGTCATGCATGGCGGCGGTGTCCCAGGGCCGCTCGCGTTCCTTGCGGCCGCCGTGGCTGTGGCCGTCATCGGTTGGTACGCTTTTACCTTCCGGGTAGATCCTGACGAACTCGGTGTCGTGATGCGCTTCGGCGAATACGTGGATCAGAGGCCTCCGGGACTTCACTTCCGCCTGCCCTACCCCATCGAAGAGATCATCAAGCCGAAGGTGACCCGGCAGAATATCATCGAGGTCGGAATGCGCTCGGGTACCGACCGCGGCTTCGGCGGCGTCGTGATCCAGGATGTCCCCGAAGAGAGCCTGATGCTCACGGGCGACGAGAATACGGTCGACATCGACTTCGTCGTCTATTGGCGCATCCGCGATGCTGCCGAGTATCTGTTCAATATCCAGAACCCCGACAATACGGTGAAGGAAGTCGCCGAGAGCGCGATGCGCGAGATCGTCGGCAAGTCGAGAATTCAACCGATCCTGACCGAAGCCCGTCAGAAGACGGAAGCGGACGTGCTGGCGCTGATCCAGCAGACGCTCGACAGCTATAAGGCCGGAATCCAGATCGACCAGGTCACGCTGCAGAAGGTCGACCCTCCCGGCGAGGTCATCGACGCATTCCGCGACGTGCAGGCCGCACGCGCAGACCAGGAGCGCCTCCAGAACGAAGCGTTCGCCTACGCCAACAAGGTCGTGCCGGAGGCCCGAGGCGAGGCCGAGCGCATTCTCCAAGGCGCGGAAGGCTTCAAGCAACAGACGGTCGCGGAAGCGCAAGGTCAGACGGCGCGCTTCATCTCCGTCTACGACCAGTACACGAAGGCCCCGGAGGTTACCCGCAAGCGCATCTTCCTCGAAACCATGGAACGCGTTTTCGGCGGTACCGACAAAGTCATCATCGACAGCTCAAGCGGACAGGGCGTCGTGCCTTACCTGCCGCTCGATCAGCTTCAGCGCCGCCAGCCGGCCCAGGCCGAAGGGGGTAACTGA